One stretch of Balneolaceae bacterium DNA includes these proteins:
- a CDS encoding SLBB domain-containing protein translates to MRFVNGMTLGDAIFRSGGFRESAAPYQIEVSRRIRDLNQEEVSTSIAEVFTFEVDPDLGLTGEEAQFELMPYDQVYVRELPNYEEQQEVRVVGQVRFPGKYTLSDKNERISDLIERAGGLTPEAYIEGASLFRQRNQTQQEAQMARQAQGTGLAAVAGNQGDGNGDGQMGGQGVSFSQKVQVGIDLQEVVR, encoded by the coding sequence ATGCGCTTCGTGAACGGCATGACCCTAGGGGATGCCATCTTCCGGTCCGGTGGCTTCCGCGAATCGGCCGCACCCTATCAGATTGAGGTCTCCCGGCGCATACGCGACCTGAACCAGGAGGAGGTCAGCACCAGCATCGCCGAGGTATTCACCTTTGAGGTGGATCCCGACCTTGGATTGACCGGCGAGGAAGCCCAGTTTGAGCTGATGCCCTACGACCAGGTCTATGTGCGCGAGCTGCCCAACTACGAAGAGCAACAGGAGGTGAGAGTCGTGGGACAGGTCCGCTTCCCAGGTAAATACACCCTCTCGGACAAGAACGAACGTATTTCCGACTTGATCGAGCGGGCCGGTGGACTGACCCCCGAGGCCTATATCGAAGGCGCCTCCCTATTCCGTCAAAGGAATCAGACCCAGCAGGAGGCCCAGATGGCGCGGCAGGCCCAGGGAACCGGTCTGGCGGCCGTGGCCGGGAACCAGGGAGACGGTAACGGAGATGGCCAAATGGGCGGCCAGGGCGTGTCCTTCTCACAGAAAGTGCAGGTGGGTATCGACCTGCAGGAGGTGGTGCGATAA
- a CDS encoding SLBB domain-containing protein codes for MLATGDQLIVDIWGAAQMTYQLEVSPDWMVLIDNLGPVQLSGLTIEEARQRLYERLGTIYSGLSPDNENQKDTYMQVSLGQIRSINVTVMGESTMPGTYTLPSLATVFNALYASAGPNVNGSFRHINIIRGDSVAATFDLYDILINGDRSGDILLRSQDMIQIKPYTNRVAISGQVKRPGLYEVEEGENDSRSYKICRRFHGSGLHRPGDRHRQYPPRADRSRRGTGQLRQCSTWNRATRCTRVRSWTDSPIWWRSRARSTVPANTSSPREPPSTPLSNGPTG; via the coding sequence GTGCTCGCCACCGGCGACCAGCTCATCGTAGATATCTGGGGCGCCGCGCAGATGACCTATCAGCTGGAGGTCTCACCCGACTGGATGGTACTGATCGACAACCTGGGACCGGTTCAGCTGAGCGGCCTGACCATCGAGGAGGCCCGGCAGCGCCTTTACGAACGCCTGGGCACCATCTATAGCGGACTCAGCCCTGACAACGAAAATCAGAAGGATACCTACATGCAGGTATCGCTGGGACAGATCCGCAGCATTAACGTGACCGTCATGGGCGAGTCCACCATGCCCGGCACCTACACCCTCCCCTCCCTGGCCACGGTCTTCAATGCGCTCTACGCCTCCGCCGGACCCAACGTCAACGGGAGCTTTCGCCACATCAACATTATCCGCGGCGATTCGGTGGCCGCCACCTTCGACCTGTACGATATTCTGATCAACGGCGACCGTTCCGGTGACATCCTGCTACGCAGTCAGGACATGATCCAGATCAAGCCCTACACCAACCGCGTGGCCATCTCAGGGCAGGTGAAACGCCCCGGCCTCTACGAGGTGGAAGAGGGCGAAAACGATAGCCGATCTTATAAAATTTGCCGGCGATTTCACGGATCAGGCCTACACCGACCGGGTGACCGTCATCGGCAATACCCCCCGCGAGCGGACCGTAGCAGACGTGGGACAGGCCAACTTCGGCAATGTTCGACCTGGAATCGGGCGACTCGGTGCACGCGGGTAAGATCCTGGACCGATTCGCCAATATGGTGGAGATCAAGGGCGCGGTCTACCGTCCCGGCAAATACGAGCTCTCCGAGGGAACCACCCTCCACTCCCTTATCGAACGGGCCGACGGGTTGA
- a CDS encoding MBL fold metallo-hydrolase — MSLSHTEIGPFHLYTIETGRFRLDGGAMFGVVPKTLWSRQIEVDEKNRIPMAMRCLLIESKNTGRRYLVDTGIGTKFGEKMEKIYEVDHNHSTLEGSLKAHGFGLGDITDVIFTHLHFDHCGGTTQWVEGGENTAEVIFPAAQFHVTAKHWETANNPNKRETASFFEENRRP; from the coding sequence ATGAGCCTCTCCCACACCGAAATCGGCCCCTTCCACCTCTACACCATCGAAACGGGGCGCTTCCGGCTGGACGGCGGCGCCATGTTCGGGGTGGTGCCCAAAACCCTCTGGTCACGGCAGATCGAGGTGGACGAGAAGAACCGCATCCCCATGGCCATGCGCTGCCTGCTGATCGAATCCAAGAACACCGGCCGCCGTTACCTGGTGGACACCGGCATCGGCACCAAGTTCGGCGAGAAGATGGAGAAGATCTACGAGGTGGATCACAATCACAGCACCCTGGAAGGCTCTCTGAAAGCCCACGGTTTCGGGCTGGGCGACATCACCGACGTCATTTTCACGCACCTCCACTTCGACCACTGCGGGGGCACGACCCAATGGGTCGAGGGCGGGGAGAATACCGCCGAAGTCATCTTCCCCGCGGCACAATTTCACGTCACCGCCAAGCACTGGGAAACGGCCAACAATCCCAACAAGCGAGAAACCGCCAGCTTCTTCGAGGAAAACCGGCGTCCCTGA
- a CDS encoding FAD-binding protein — MVIDLKTDPVPELQPYDVCIVGAGAAGITIALGLASSSLRVCLVESGGFEPSEETQNLYTGETAGNLRGRVICEVPGFAISGYSNHWGGWCRPLRSHRFREAFLGA, encoded by the coding sequence ATGGTTATCGATCTGAAAACCGATCCGGTTCCCGAACTGCAGCCCTATGATGTCTGCATTGTCGGGGCAGGGGCGGCCGGCATCACTATAGCCCTGGGGCTGGCGTCAAGTTCCCTGCGCGTGTGCCTGGTGGAGAGCGGCGGGTTTGAACCTTCGGAGGAGACGCAGAATCTCTACACGGGAGAAACCGCCGGCAATCTGCGGGGGAGGGTTATCTGCGAGGTACCCGGCTTCGCTATTTCGGGGTACTCCAACCACTGGGGAGGCTGGTGCCGTCCCCTGCGATCCCATCGATTTCGAGAAGCGTTCCTGGGTGCCTGA
- a CDS encoding GMC family oxidoreductase produces the protein MPDASNAVRLTGEKDALGLRKVRLACRVSYREADSYRRSLRLLAGALGRERMGRLRLDLDRASRVDGGAHHMGTTRMSAHPGEGVVNPDCRVHGMDNLYIAGSSVFPTSGFAHPTLTLVALAARLADHLRKSA, from the coding sequence ATACCCGACGCCTCGAACGCCGTGAGGCTCACGGGGGAAAAGGATGCGCTGGGATTGCGAAAAGTCCGCCTTGCCTGCCGGGTGTCGTACCGCGAGGCGGACAGCTACCGCCGCTCGCTCCGTCTGCTGGCCGGCGCGCTGGGCAGGGAGCGGATGGGGCGCCTGCGTCTGGATCTGGACAGGGCAAGCCGGGTGGATGGCGGGGCCCATCACATGGGAACTACGCGGATGAGCGCGCACCCGGGAGAGGGGGTGGTGAATCCCGACTGCCGGGTTCACGGTATGGATAATCTATATATAGCGGGCAGCTCGGTTTTTCCAACTTCCGGCTTCGCCCATCCCACCCTGACCCTGGTCGCTCTTGCAGCCAGGCTGGCGGATCATCTCAGGAAGAGCGCCTGA
- a CDS encoding HAD-IB family phosphatase: MPWLLAYGLGIVSNEKAKNQLLDTFLRGKSTRTVDQASQFFLNEVLPGLLRPAALDRIADHRAAGHTLVLISASPDLYVKPWGVSHSFHHVICSSIRRDSRRITGGLEGRNCSGEVKAARLRSLIPDLDACHIIAYGDSEGDRQLLDLADESHYKPFQ; encoded by the coding sequence ATGCCCTGGTTGCTGGCCTACGGCCTGGGCATAGTTAGCAACGAAAAAGCCAAAAATCAATTACTGGATACATTTCTCAGGGGTAAGTCGACTCGCACGGTTGATCAGGCAAGCCAATTCTTTCTCAACGAAGTCCTGCCCGGCCTGCTGAGACCGGCCGCCCTCGATCGCATAGCCGATCATCGCGCCGCCGGCCATACCCTCGTGCTGATTAGCGCCTCGCCCGATCTGTACGTCAAACCGTGGGGCGTTAGCCACTCCTTTCACCATGTAATCTGCTCTTCGATCCGCCGGGACAGCCGCCGTATTACCGGCGGACTGGAGGGCCGGAACTGTTCCGGGGAGGTAAAAGCGGCCCGCTTACGGTCGCTCATACCCGATCTGGACGCCTGCCATATCATCGCCTACGGAGACAGCGAGGGCGACCGCCAGCTTCTTGATCTGGCCGACGAGTCGCATTACAAACCCTTTCAATAG
- a CDS encoding UbiA family prenyltransferase, translated as MANHEHSGMEDRSSAGDRPQSLPRLLLRELRLHQWVKNVLVFLPFILAHEWDITGKWISAVYAFFSFSLVASSVYVVNDIWDREADRRHPTKRYRPIASGALSLRVAWITVPIVLLGGLSLGWFLISRNSPAFCCSTGWLTAAIPST; from the coding sequence ATGGCAAATCACGAACATTCCGGGATGGAGGACCGATCCTCGGCGGGGGACCGCCCTCAATCCCTGCCGCGCCTGCTGCTCCGGGAGCTTCGCCTCCACCAGTGGGTCAAGAATGTACTGGTTTTCCTGCCCTTTATCCTGGCTCACGAGTGGGATATCACGGGAAAGTGGATATCGGCCGTCTATGCGTTTTTCTCCTTCAGCCTGGTGGCCTCCTCCGTATATGTGGTCAACGACATCTGGGACCGTGAAGCGGACCGCCGGCATCCCACCAAGAGATATCGCCCCATTGCGTCCGGTGCGCTCAGCCTGCGGGTCGCCTGGATCACCGTGCCCATCGTGTTGCTGGGGGGGCTGTCGCTGGGCTGGTTTCTCATTTCCCGAAATTCGCCGGCGTTCTGCTGCTCTACGGGCTGGTTAACTGCAGCTATACCTTCTACCTGA
- a CDS encoding FAD-binding oxidoreductase: MKKTVSGWGRYPVMEAEVRELLPGSTPALPEEGVIARGLGRSYGDSALAETMYQTLPRNRMLDFDRERGELHCEAGVSFAELLRVFVPRGWFPPVTAGTKHITVGGAIASDVHGKNHHRDGCFSDYVRELTLLGPGGEIFVCSRKENPELFHATCGGMGLTGIILEARMQDEADRELKTGC, encoded by the coding sequence ATGAAGAAAACCGTAAGCGGATGGGGTCGATACCCGGTGATGGAGGCGGAGGTGCGGGAGCTTCTGCCGGGCTCGACGCCTGCCCTTCCGGAGGAGGGGGTTATCGCCCGGGGACTGGGTCGCAGTTACGGGGACAGTGCCCTTGCGGAAACCATGTACCAGACTCTTCCCCGTAACCGTATGCTTGATTTCGACAGGGAGCGCGGGGAGCTGCACTGCGAGGCGGGGGTTTCTTTTGCCGAACTGCTGCGGGTCTTCGTGCCCAGGGGCTGGTTCCCGCCCGTGACGGCCGGCACCAAGCATATTACGGTGGGAGGGGCCATTGCCAGCGACGTGCATGGCAAAAACCATCACCGGGATGGCTGCTTCTCGGATTACGTAAGGGAGCTGACCCTGCTGGGGCCGGGGGGAGAGATCTTTGTCTGCTCACGGAAGGAGAACCCGGAACTATTTCACGCGACGTGCGGGGGCATGGGACTCACCGGCATTATCCTGGAGGCCCGGATGCAGGATGAAGCCGATCGGGAGCTCAAGACTGGATGTTGA
- a CDS encoding SDR family NAD(P)-dependent oxidoreductase, translated as MKHRCLFIGLSSVAGERGRKANYVYGSSKAGLSAYLSGLRQRLAPQGIRVVTVEPGYVDTKMAAGMDLPGPLVSRRKGRPENVFRLEERQERNLRNLVLARDHIPGENGARTAF; from the coding sequence GTGAAGCATCGCTGTTTATTTATTGGACTCAGTTCGGTGGCGGGCGAGCGGGGACGGAAGGCCAATTATGTCTACGGGAGCTCCAAGGCCGGCTTGTCGGCCTATCTTTCAGGTCTGCGCCAGAGGCTGGCCCCGCAAGGCATCCGGGTTGTCACGGTGGAACCGGGCTATGTGGACACCAAAATGGCGGCCGGCATGGACCTGCCGGGCCCCCTGGTATCTCGCCGAAAAGGTCGCCCGGAAAACGTATTCCGCCTGGAAGAGAGACAAGAGCGTAACCTACGTAACCTGGTACTGGCGCGTGATCATATCCCTGGTGAAAATGGTGCCCGAACGGCTTTTTAA
- a CDS encoding GNAT family protein, translating into MSDSRIRLRPLRKEDSDRFYRWITDRDLLLYNATYHPVSEYEHEEWVETMLEGRDDMVLFVIEHIEDEIPIGSCQLKEIHRTHRRAELQIRIGERDYWGQGLGTEAVNKLVRFAFQDLNLHRVQLEVHAPNTRAIKTYEKCGFEHEGTLKDAKYIDGEYIDVILMAILNT; encoded by the coding sequence GTGAGCGACTCACGCATCCGATTACGACCACTCAGAAAAGAGGATTCAGATCGTTTCTACCGATGGATTACCGATCGGGATTTGCTGTTATACAACGCCACCTATCATCCCGTCTCCGAATATGAGCATGAGGAATGGGTGGAGACCATGTTAGAGGGGCGGGACGATATGGTACTCTTTGTGATCGAGCATATTGAGGATGAGATTCCCATCGGTTCCTGCCAATTGAAGGAAATCCACCGCACGCACCGCAGGGCTGAACTTCAGATCAGGATTGGTGAGCGTGATTATTGGGGACAGGGCCTGGGAACCGAGGCCGTGAACAAACTGGTCCGGTTTGCTTTTCAGGACCTCAATCTCCATCGGGTGCAGCTGGAGGTACACGCCCCCAACACCAGGGCCATCAAAACCTACGAAAAATGTGGTTTTGAACATGAAGGGACCTTGAAGGATGCCAAGTACATTGACGGGGAGTATATTGATGTGATATTAATGGCCATTTTGAACACCTGA
- a CDS encoding MerR family transcriptional regulator → MKKLYYSIGEVSEIADVEDHVLRYWETIFKELSPKKNKAGNRVYRDKDIDTVLKLKELIQEKKYSTKGAKQALKRERQEDDGNGKAEVPTTVKKDLKEVKLFLEKLIEKL, encoded by the coding sequence ATGAAAAAACTTTATTACTCCATCGGGGAAGTCAGCGAGATCGCCGACGTGGAAGACCACGTACTTCGCTACTGGGAAACCATTTTCAAGGAACTCAGTCCCAAAAAGAACAAGGCGGGCAACCGGGTATACCGGGATAAAGACATCGATACGGTGCTCAAACTGAAGGAGCTGATCCAGGAGAAAAAGTACAGCACCAAGGGGGCCAAGCAGGCCCTGAAGCGGGAACGGCAGGAGGACGACGGCAACGGCAAGGCCGAAGTACCCACCACCGTCAAAAAAGACCTCAAGGAAGTGAAGCTATTCCTGGAAAAGCTGATTGAAAAACTATAA
- a CDS encoding sulfotransferase domain-containing protein: MLETLKSRIPHSLKQRIPRSLKNGIQTSALFRFFYVKRQAEVDNIYHCCTHKSASQWVKGLLFDMETYRYSGLTGFQYQKAWMPNGKDSRPYNERRFSRAFPRRRICGPLYFHYECFEALEKPENHRAFFVMRDPRDLAVSYYFSMKHSHGNIGEGLRKRLDALSREEGLCWSIDTLHNMGALEAQRSWVRDGAQNSNVRIFRYEDLVGGDQFQHLRELFDFCTIPMPDEALADLIDRYAFQKLAGGRSKGTGDRKHHYRKGVAGDWRNHFDEQVESHFREVTEDLIEVLGYAW, from the coding sequence ATGCTCGAGACCCTGAAATCACGCATTCCCCACTCTCTGAAGCAACGCATTCCTCGCTCCCTGAAAAACGGCATTCAAACCAGCGCCCTTTTTCGGTTTTTCTACGTGAAGAGGCAGGCTGAAGTAGACAACATCTATCACTGCTGCACCCACAAATCGGCCAGCCAGTGGGTCAAGGGACTGCTCTTCGATATGGAGACCTACCGCTACAGCGGACTGACCGGCTTTCAGTACCAGAAGGCGTGGATGCCAAACGGGAAGGACTCCCGCCCCTACAACGAACGCCGCTTCAGCCGCGCGTTCCCGCGCCGGCGCATCTGCGGCCCTCTCTATTTTCATTACGAGTGTTTCGAGGCCCTGGAAAAACCCGAAAATCACCGCGCCTTTTTTGTCATGCGCGACCCGCGCGACCTGGCCGTATCCTACTACTTTTCCATGAAGCACTCCCACGGGAATATCGGCGAGGGGCTCCGCAAGAGGCTGGACGCGCTTTCCCGGGAGGAAGGCCTCTGTTGGTCCATCGACACCCTGCACAATATGGGAGCTCTCGAGGCCCAACGCTCCTGGGTGAGGGATGGCGCCCAAAATTCCAACGTGCGTATTTTTCGCTACGAGGATCTCGTGGGAGGGGATCAGTTCCAGCACCTGCGGGAGCTCTTCGATTTTTGCACCATCCCCATGCCCGATGAGGCGCTTGCGGATCTCATCGATCGTTACGCCTTCCAGAAACTTGCCGGGGGACGCAGCAAGGGCACCGGCGACCGCAAGCACCACTACCGCAAGGGCGTGGCCGGCGACTGGCGCAATCATTTTGACGAGCAGGTGGAGAGCCATTTTCGCGAGGTGACCGAGGACCTGATCGAGGTACTGGGCTACGCCTGGTAG
- a CDS encoding glycosyltransferase family 2 protein, whose translation MPESTDSHTDPIKEQSTSDGNGNGRREPNGSPRPSERGRKELTPDTQTHISVVVPLLDESESLPELARRIRDALKEDFSYEIIMVDDGSEDDSWQVIRRLAEQHDEVRGIRLQRNYGKSTALQAGFDASRGEYVVTMDADLQDDPREIPEMIDRLKKGCDLVSGWKKKRHDPLSKTIPSRFFNKVTSWVTGIGLHDFNCGLKAYRREVVEHLKLYGELHRYIPFLAKLEGYTRIEEQVVQHHPRKYGTTKFGLSRFMNGFLDLLTLIFVRNYLQRPMHFFGAVGFLFLFVGGVINAWLAVEKIFYGANLGDRPLLLLGVMLMVLGAQFFSIGFLGELIQKGNEKKQAPNIKDRV comes from the coding sequence GTGCCCGAATCGACGGATAGCCATACCGACCCCATAAAAGAGCAGTCGACCAGCGACGGCAACGGCAACGGCCGCAGGGAACCCAATGGATCCCCGCGGCCCTCCGAACGCGGCCGGAAGGAGCTGACGCCCGATACGCAGACGCATATCAGCGTGGTGGTGCCGCTGCTGGACGAATCGGAATCCCTCCCCGAGCTGGCCCGGCGCATCCGTGACGCCCTGAAGGAGGACTTCAGCTACGAGATCATCATGGTGGACGACGGTTCGGAGGACGACTCCTGGCAGGTGATCCGGCGCCTGGCCGAACAGCACGACGAAGTGCGCGGCATCCGCCTGCAGCGCAACTACGGCAAGAGCACCGCCCTGCAGGCGGGCTTCGACGCCAGTCGGGGCGAGTACGTGGTGACCATGGACGCCGACCTGCAGGACGACCCCCGCGAAATTCCGGAGATGATCGACCGGCTGAAGAAGGGCTGCGACCTGGTGAGCGGGTGGAAAAAGAAACGCCACGATCCCCTCTCCAAGACCATTCCCTCGCGTTTTTTCAACAAGGTGACCTCCTGGGTGACCGGCATCGGGCTGCACGATTTCAATTGCGGGCTGAAGGCCTACCGCCGCGAGGTGGTCGAGCACCTGAAGCTCTATGGCGAGCTTCACCGCTACATTCCCTTCCTGGCCAAGCTGGAGGGCTATACCCGCATCGAGGAGCAGGTGGTGCAGCACCATCCCCGCAAGTACGGCACCACCAAGTTCGGGTTGTCGCGTTTCATGAACGGGTTCCTGGACCTGCTGACGCTGATCTTCGTGCGCAATTACCTGCAGCGCCCCATGCACTTTTTCGGGGCGGTCGGTTTTCTGTTTCTGTTTGTGGGCGGCGTGATCAACGCCTGGCTGGCCGTGGAGAAAATCTTCTACGGGGCCAACCTGGGCGACCGGCCGCTGCTGCTGCTGGGCGTGATGCTCATGGTACTGGGCGCGCAGTTCTTTTCTATCGGATTCCTGGGCGAGCTCATTCAGAAGGGCAACGAGAAGAAGCAGGCCCCCAATATAAAAGACCGGGTCTGA
- a CDS encoding class I SAM-dependent methyltransferase gives MSRIAYDPVKDRFARIIRSSRLLRTLFYKILDLFFLRSWYIRRVLRREGGRLDGEGPWTLLDAGSGFGQYDRFILREFDRVLVTAVDVKEDYLEDARRYFRREIRRGRITLNQADLLKLNSPDAYDFVLCVDVLEHIEEDVRVMRNIAGALKEDGLFLMHSPSIYSEEDAEGEESFVDEHARTGYSEEDLRVKLREAGLEPVEISYTYGRKGHRAWEWIIKYPMLWMTRWRLWALPFMAVWYLFVLPPALLLMRQDMEEEKEWGTGIYALARKG, from the coding sequence ATGAGCCGCATCGCCTACGACCCGGTAAAGGATCGATTCGCCCGCATCATCCGATCGTCCCGCCTCCTCCGTACCCTCTTCTACAAAATCCTCGACCTCTTTTTCCTGCGCTCCTGGTACATCCGCCGGGTGCTGCGTCGCGAGGGAGGGCGGCTGGACGGGGAGGGGCCGTGGACCCTGCTGGACGCCGGGTCGGGCTTCGGGCAGTACGACCGTTTTATTCTGCGGGAGTTCGACCGGGTGTTGGTAACGGCGGTGGACGTGAAGGAGGACTACCTGGAGGATGCGCGCAGGTATTTCAGGCGGGAGATCCGGCGCGGACGGATTACGCTCAACCAGGCCGACCTGCTCAAGCTGAACTCCCCCGATGCCTACGATTTCGTGCTTTGCGTGGATGTGCTGGAGCATATTGAGGAGGACGTGCGCGTGATGCGCAATATCGCCGGGGCGCTGAAAGAAGACGGGCTTTTCCTGATGCATTCGCCCTCCATCTACTCGGAGGAGGACGCCGAAGGGGAGGAGAGCTTTGTGGACGAGCACGCCCGCACGGGCTACTCGGAGGAGGACCTGCGCGTAAAGCTGCGCGAGGCCGGCCTGGAACCCGTGGAGATCTCCTATACCTACGGGCGGAAGGGGCACCGCGCCTGGGAGTGGATTATTAAATACCCCATGCTCTGGATGACGCGCTGGCGGCTCTGGGCGCTGCCTTTTATGGCCGTCTGGTATCTGTTTGTGCTGCCGCCCGCCCTGCTGCTGATGCGGCAGGACATGGAGGAGGAGAAGGAGTGGGGCACGGGGATTTACGCTTTGGCGAGGAAGGGGTAG
- a CDS encoding Arc family DNA-binding protein yields the protein MPASITIREIPDEVHRRLKERAERHHRSLNSEIIVSLKRSVMSHERDPDQILARADQLRKRIKGSLTMEEIQDAIEEGRP from the coding sequence ATGCCTGCCAGTATCACCATCCGTGAAATACCCGATGAGGTACACCGGCGCTTGAAAGAGCGTGCGGAGCGCCATCATCGAAGCCTCAACAGCGAGATTATCGTCTCCCTGAAGCGGAGTGTAATGAGCCATGAAAGGGATCCGGATCAGATTCTTGCACGGGCGGATCAACTCAGGAAGAGGATTAAGGGAAGCCTTACCATGGAAGAGATTCAGGATGCCATCGAGGAGGGACGGCCGTGA
- a CDS encoding type II toxin-antitoxin system VapC family toxin: MIVADTNVLAAVWMPSEEESVVRKLLRTDSEWVAPRLWRSEFRNMLSLYYRKQLLDFDTALQIMQQAEELMDQREYEVPSVRVMGKVSDSSCSAYDCEFVALAEDLDITLITFDRKILKEFPGIARTPESHLA; this comes from the coding sequence GTGATTGTGGCTGACACCAATGTTCTGGCGGCTGTCTGGATGCCCAGTGAAGAGGAAAGTGTGGTCCGGAAACTGCTTCGTACGGATTCTGAATGGGTTGCACCACGGTTGTGGCGGTCTGAGTTCAGAAACATGCTGAGTCTCTATTACCGGAAGCAGCTTCTGGACTTTGATACCGCTCTGCAAATCATGCAGCAGGCGGAGGAATTAATGGATCAGCGGGAGTACGAAGTGCCCTCGGTGCGCGTGATGGGAAAGGTGTCGGATTCCTCCTGTTCCGCTTACGATTGCGAATTCGTCGCCCTGGCCGAAGACCTCGACATAACGCTGATCACGTTCGACCGCAAGATCCTGAAAGAATTTCCGGGAATTGCACGCACTCCGGAATCCCATCTGGCCTAG